From Pseudoramibacter sp.:
CATAAAGGGCTTTTTCTGGGCCTCTTCGTAAATGTTTTTGGCCACCACTTCGCCCAGACCGTCCACTGAAATCAAAGGCGGAATCAGGGCATCGCCCTCGACGCGAAAATATTTGTAATGGGATTTGTACAAATCGACATTGGCAAATTTAAAGCCCCTGCAGTACATTTCCCAGGCCAGTTCCAGAGAGACCAGAAGCTGCTGGTCCTTGTTGGATGCCTGATTGCCCTGGGCCCGGATTTCCTCTAATTTGCGGTGCACCGCTTCTTTGCCCGAAGACATGACCCGCAGATCGAATTCCTTGGCCCGGATGCTGAAATAGGCCGCGTAGTAAGCCAGCGGATAATACACCTTATAGTAGGCAATCCGGAAAGCCATCATGACGTAGGCCACGGCGTGGGCCTTCGGGAACATGTATTTGATTTTCTTGCAGGAATCGATGTACCAGTCGGGCACGTTGTTTTCCCGCATGTAAGGTTCTTCGTCGTCCAAAAGCCCTCTGCCCTTGCGGACGTGTTCCATGATCCAGAAGGAGCGTTCCGGGGCGAGGCCCATGGAAATGAGCCCCAGCATGATGTCGTCGCGGCAGCAGATGACGTCTTTGATCGTCGCCTGGCCGCTTTCGATCAGGGTCTGGGCGTTGCCGATCCACACGTCGGTCCCGTGGGAAAGCCCGGAAATCCGGATGAGATCGGCGTAGGACGTCGGTTTGGCGTCCAGCACCATTTTCCGGACGAAGTTCGTGCCGAATTCCGGCACCCCGCAGGTGCCCAGGGGAATGTCAAAGCTTTTGTCTTTAAGCTTCAGCGCCTCTGTGCCCTTGAACAGGCTGATGATGTTTTCATCGTCCAAAGGAATCGTTGTCGGGTCGACGCCGGTCATATCCTTGAGCATTCTGAGCATCGTCGGGTCATCGTGGCCGAGAATATCGAGTTTGAGAAGCCGCCCTTCGATGGAATGATAATCGAAATGGGTCGTCAGGGTGCCGCTTTCTTTTTCGTTAGCCGGGTACTGAATCGGCGTAAACTGATAAATTTCCTTGTCCCTCGGCACGACCATGACCCCGCCGGGATGCTGGCCCGTCGTCCGCGTCACGCCGGCCACACCCTGAATCAGGCGGTCCATTTCCGCGCGGCTCACGGTTTTCCCCCGTTCTTCGAGGTAGTTTTTAACGTAGCCAAAGGCCGTCTTGTCCGCCAGGGTGGCAATGGTACCGGCGCGGTAAACCTTGCCCTTTCCGAAAATCACTTCGGTGTATTTGTGGGCTTCGCTCTGGTTGTCTCCGGAGAAGTTCAGGTCGATATCCGGTTCCTTGTCGCCCTTGAATCCCAAGAATGTTTCAAAGGGGATGTCAAAGCCGTCTTTGTTCATCGGCGTGCCGCATTCCGGGCAGTTCTTGTCCGGCAGGTCCGGCCCCACCCCGACCTTTGTGCTGTCGAACCATTCGGTGTGCTTGCACTTCGGGCAGACGTAGTGGGGCGGCAGGGAGTTCACTTCCGTGATGCCGCAGAGCATGGCCACCAGCGAGGAGCCTACAGACCCTCTTGATCCTACCAGATAACCGCACTCTCTGGAATGCTGAACCAGTTTCTTGGCGATGAGGTACAGCACCGAATAGCCGTTGCCGATAATGGATTTCAGTTCCCGGTGAATCCGGTCGGCCACGATGTCCGGCAGCGGGTCGCCGTAAATTTCCTTGGCGCGGTTGTGCACGGAGTTCCGGATTTCTTCGTCAGAGCCTTCGATGACCGGCGGGAACGTCCCGTCGGGCACCGGCTTGACGTCGCCGATCATGTCCGCCACTTTACGGGTATTGGTCACGACCAGTTCGTAAGCTTCTTCCGGATCGAGATAGTCAAATTCCTTGAGCATTTCATCGGTGGAATGGTAGTACAAGGGCGGCTGGTAATCCGCATCTTTATAGCCCTGGCCCGCCTGGAGAATGGCCCTGAAGGCCGCGTCTTCCGGCGCCACGTAGTGCACGTCCCCCGTGGCCACCACGGGCTTGTGCTTTTCTCTGCCCAAAGCGATGATGGACTTGTTGATCTGGATGAGATCGTCCCGGGTCAGGTCCCCTTCCCGGACCATATAGGCGTTGTTGCCCAAAGGCTGAACTTCAAAATAGTCGTAAAAATCGGCGATCTGATCGAGTTTGTGCTTCGGCACGTTTTCCTTCACCGCCGTGTACAGTTCTCCGGCTTCGCAGGCCGAACCGATGAGCAGGTGTTCCCGGTGTTCGTTTAACAAGGATTTGGGAATCCGGGGCTTTTTGTAGAAATACTCGACGTGGCTCACCGACACCAGTTTGTAGAGTTCGATGAGCCCTTCCTGATCCTTGGCGTAAATGATGATGTGGTAGGGTCTTTCGGTTTTGATCACCTGTTTCAAATCGATGAGGCTGTTGAGAGCCGTCGAGGTGTGCACATCGTGTTCTTCGGCCAGATTCATGAGGCGGACGAAAATTTTCGCCGAACACACCGCGTCATCGATGGCCCGGTGGTGATGGCCCATATCAATTTTAAAATAACTGGCCAGTTTCTTCAAATTGTGCCGGGCGATGGTCGGAATCAAAGTCCTGGCCATGGCCAGGGTGTCGATAAAGGTGATGTGGTTGGGAATGTGGTACTGGGTCATGGCCAGACTCAGAAAGCCCATATCGAAATTGGCGTTGTGGGCCACCAGAATGCGGTCTCCGGCAAAATCGAGGAATTTCCGGACGGCTTCTTCTTCTTCAAGGCCGCCTTCCGCCATCTGGGTGGTGATGCTCGTGAGCTCGGTGATCTTCGCCGGTACTTTCCGATGAGGATTGACGAAGGTCTGGAACGTGTCGAGGATGTGTTTGTTTTTGACCCGCGCCGCCGCAATTTCGATGATCTTGTCCCGGCCGGGATAAAAACCGGTGGTTTCCAGATCGAAGAAAACAAACTCCCCGTCAAAGGGTTCTTCCTGATCTCCCGTGGTGATTTTGACCCCGTCATTGACCAGATAGCCTTCCAGGCCGTAGAGCACTTTAATCCCGGTGCCTTTGGTTTCCTTCATGATTTCCGGATAGGCCTGGACGACGCCGTGGTCGGTAATGCCGATGATGTCGTGTCCGAAATCCTTCGCCTGGGCGACGATTTTCTTGACTTTGCTCACCGCGTCCATCGCCGAATACTGGCTGTGCATGTGCAGTTCCACCCGCTTTTCCGGCGCGTCGTCTGTCCGTTTGGGCCGGTCGATTTCTTTGATGACTTTGGGCATCATCAGCTTTTCGTGGGCATACTCGTCGTAGGAGATCGTCCCCTCGACGTGCACCCAGGTGCCGTCTTTGAGGCGTTTTTTCAGGGCTTCCGCCTGTTTGCCCGCAAAGATCTTGCAGGAAATGGAGCTGGTATGATCGCTGACTGAAAACTCAAAGAGCTGTTTTTCGTTGCGCAGCTCCCGGCTCGTGAAATTGAAAATCTCGCCGCAGAAACCGTGACGGTCCCGGTCCTGGGTCAGGGTATCGGCAAAATCGATGTCCGACATCTTCTCGATCTCAGCCGTAAACTTCTTGCCCAGAATCATCGGGCCTGTGATCTCCCCTTCTTCCGAAGATGATTTCGCCTGGGGCGCAGGGGCCTTTTTCGCCATCTCCCGATTGTCCGCCAGGGCCTTCTGAAGGCGCAGATCCAGCGGAGACAATTCAGGAGCCGCTGCTTCAGGCGCAGACGCCTCTGCCGGTTTCGAAATCGGCTGTTCTTTTGGCTGTGCCGGCGCCGTTTCCTGAGCCGGCGCCTGATCTTCGGACAGCTGAGGCAGCGGCCGGGCCGCCGGTTTAGCTTCAAAGACCGCGGCCACGGATTTGGCGTAGTCGAAAATCCCGGACAGTTCCTGCTGAATGCCGGCCGCATCGGGCGCCGTTTCCGCGTCCTGTTCAAAAACAAAAGTCAGCTCTCGCTGACTTTCTGAAATTTCCACCCGTTTTGAAACAAGCTGATGATCGGCACATAATTTTTGATAAGCCTGTTGTTTTTTGATCAGAGGTTCCATCTTCACATCTTTTCTATTTCCTGCATCATCGCATCCACAATCTGATCTTCGGGCACGGTTTTAAAGATCTGGCCTTTTTTAAACAAGACCCCTTTGCCGTTGCCGCCGGCGACGCCGATGTCCGCTTCCCGGCCTTCGCCGGGACCGTTGACCACGCAGCCCATCACCGCAACTTTAATCGGCTTCCTGACATGTTTGAGGCGCCGGTTCATTTCTTCGGCAATGCCGATTAAATCGATCTGGGTCCGCCCGCAGGTCGGACACGACACCACGGTCACCGGACGGGCCTTCTGATCCAGACAGCCGCAGGACTGCAGAATCGCCTGGGCCGTTTCCACTTCGGTCACCGGATCCCCGGTCACCGAAACCCGCAGGGTGTCGCCGATGCCGTTTAGAATCAAATGACCCATGGCCACTGCGGATTTAATGGCGGCGCTTTTCAAGATGCCCGCTTCGGTCACGCCGAGATGCACCGGAAAGTCGTATTTTTTAGAAAACATCGTGTAGGCGTCGATAGTCATGAGCGGGTCCGAGGATTTCAGGGACACCACAATATCCGGAAAATCGTCGTCCAAAAGATAGGCCATGTGCTTTTCCGCACTTTCCACCATGCCCTCGGCCGTGGGCCCGCCGTATTTTTCAAGCAGGTCTTTTTCCAGCGAGCCGCCGTTGACGCCGATGCGGATCGGAATGCCGCGGTCCTTGGCCGCGCAGACCACTTCGTGCACTTTCTTCCGCCCGCCGATATTGCCGGGATTGATCCGAAGCTTGTCCACACCGTTTGCGATGGCCTTCAGCGCCAGACGGTAGTCAAAGTGAATGTCGGCGACCAGGGGAATCGCAATTCGCGCCTTGATCGCTTTCAGGGCGTCGGCCGCTTCTTCGTTGGGTACTGCCACGCGGATGATGTCGCAGCCCGCTTCCGTCAGTTCCTGAATCTGCTGAACGGTTTTTTCCACGTCGCAGGTGTCCGTGTTGCACATGGACTGAACCGCGATGGGATGGCCGCCGCCGATGGCCACATCGCCAATTTGAACTGTTCTCGTTTTTCGCCTGTTGATTTTCATGATTTGCCTCAGTGTAAATATCTCAATACATCATTCACAGCCACCACCACCGAAAACACCATGAGACACGCAAAGCCGATGCCGTTGATGATCATCACAGCCCTTTGGGAAAGGTCTCTGCGGGCGATGATTTCAGCCAGAGTCACCAGAATCTGACCGCCGTCCAGAGCCGGAAAGGGCAGCAGGTTGATGACCCCCAGGTTCACTGAAATGAGGGAGCAGAAAAGCAGGAAGGACAAGACCCCATGCCGGGCGAACTGTCCGACCATCCCCACCATGCCCACAGGTCCGGCGAAATCGTTGAGGGAAGCTTTTCCGACGATGAGCTGGTGCAGGCTCTGATAAATGGCCCCGCTGAAAGAAACACAGAGTTTCGTTCCACTGGCGACCGCCGACAAAAGATTTTGGCCGTGAAAAAGATAAACCGCCCACAGAATCACCAGCGCCAGAGCCATGTTCATGAGTGGGCCTGCCAGAAGGATCAAAAGCTTCCGGCCTTTGGAAACGTTCAGATAAGAACGGCTGCTCGGCAGATCTTCGGGAAGGTCGTATTCTTCGGCCAGTTCCCCGTCTGCATCGTCTTCGCCCCACATCTGGCAGAAACCGCCGATAGGCAGGGCGCGGACGGCAAAGACCGTCTCTTTTCCCTTGTGGGAATACAGCAGCGGCCCCATGCCGATGGAAAATTCCAACACGTAGACCCCGGCTCTGCGCGCCGCGATAAAGTGGCCGAACTCGTGAACCACCACGAGCACTGTCAGCATCGCCAGGGTCAGAATGATCATGAGTGCAATATTCATAAGCTTAGAGTAAGGTGAATGTGAGCATGGCAAACAAATAGACGATCGGCAGCACGAAAATGACGCTGTCGAAACGGTCCAGCACGCCTCCGTGGCCCGGCAGCAGCTTGCCGTAGTCCTTAATGTCTGTGTTGCGCTTGATGAGGGAAGCCGTCAGGTCGCCGAACTGGGACACGATGCTGCCCACGATCCCCAAAATGGCATAGGCGTAAATCGGCAGATCGAAATTAAATTTGGCCCGCATCAAAATGCCGTAGGCCACGGTGAGGGCGACCGCCGCCACCGTGCCGCCCACAGAACCGGCCACGGTCTTGTGGGGGCTGATTTCCGGAATCAGCGGTGTCTTGCCGAAGAATTTACCGATGAAATACGCCCCGGTGTCAGTCACAAAGGCGATGATGAACACCAGCCACAGGTAGTACAGGCCCTGGGGGATGGCGTCAAAAAGCTGAAGGTGTCCCAGCATCAGGGGCAGATACACCAGCCCGAACACCGTCGCGATGGCCCGGTGCACGCTGTGTTCTTTCGACAGCACTTCCGCCATGAACACGACAATAAAGGCGATGAGCAGCGCCGGCACCGTGTACTGATAGTCGAATTTCATCACGATGACCAATAACGCCGCCAGAATCAAAGGCAGCGCGTAGTGAATCGGCTGATCCAGCTTTTTATTGACCGCGTGCACGTATTCGTAAGTGCCGACCAGGGTGAGAAACAAGGTCAGGCCGAACACAAAATAACCGCCGAGAATCAGCAGCGCCGCCAGAATCGGAACAAATATCACTGCCGTAATAATTCGCTTTGCCATAATTTATTTAATGCCTCCGTATCGTCTGTTTCGATGCTGATATTCAACGATCCATTTGTAAAAACAGGACGGCGTAAAATCCGGCCACAGGATATCGTCGAAAATGAATTCCGCATACGCAATCTGCCAGAGCAGAAAATTGCTCAGGCGTTTTTCGCCGCTGGTCCGGACCACCAGATCCGGGTCCGGCTGGCCGGACGTGTATAAATATTTTTCGATCTGTTCTGCGTCGATGTCTTCCGGCGAAAGGCCGGCTTCGGCGATTTTTCTCGCCGCGTGAACCAGTTCTTCCCGGCCGCCGTAGTTGAGGGCCAGGTTTAACACCATCCCCTGATTGTCCGCCGTTTCTGACAGCATCTTGTGCGCCGCCTTCTGAACCCCTTCGGGGAGCCCCGAAACGTTGCCGATGACCTGCACCCGGATGTCCCGGTCATTCATCGATTTGATTTCGTTGAGAAAATAGCGGATGGCCAGGCTCATGAGGCCCGACACTTCTTCGGCGCTGCGTTTCCAGTTTTCCGTCGAAAAGGCGTACAGGGTCAGCACTTCAATGCCCAGGTCCGACGCCGTCGTAATGGCCTGCCGCACCGCCTTCATGGCTGTGCGGTGGCCGAAAATCCGTGGCATTTTCCGCTTTTTTGCCCATCTGCCGTTGCCGTCCATGATGATCGCGACGTGCCGCGGCAGCCGCGATTCATCGATCGTGTACCCTTCAATCTCCATTGATTGTCTAAAAGCCTACGCTTCGGCCTTTTTTCCCCTTTCTTTCTTTTCCAGGTTCTTCCATGCCGTATCGACCATCAGCTTGATGCGATTGATCTGGTTGACTTCAGAAGCGCCGGGATCGTAATCGATCGGCGCGATGTTGGCGTAAGGATAACGTCTCCGTATCGGTTTGATCATGCCCTTGCCCATGACGTGGTTCGGCAGGCAGGCAAAGGGCTGTACGCAGACGATATTTTCCACGCCGGATTCAATGAGTTCCATCATTTCAGAGGTCAGGAACCAGCCTTCGCCGGCCTGATTGCCCAGGGAAATGAGTTCCGTGGCTTTCTTCGCTTTTTTCTGAATCGTCGACGGCGCGCTGAAGTGGCGGCTTTCGTTGAGGGCCTGCTTCATGTTTTTGCGGTAATGTTCCACCACTTTGATGACCAGTTCATTGGCCGTTTTCGCCTTGGCGCTTCCAGACAGCACATCATGCTTATATATGGCATTGTACGAACAATACAGGAAAAAGTCAATGATATCCGGCGAAACAACCTGGCAGCCTTCTTTTTCCAGCACTTTGACCAGATTGTTGTTCGCGGTGGGGTGGTATTTGACCAGAATTTCTCCGACGATGCCTACTTTTGGAATCGTCTTGTCCACTCTCGGCAGCTCATCGAATTCCCGGACAATGTCCCGGACGTTTTTCTTGAAGGTCCGCCCGAAGGGGTGAATGATGTTGTGGCGCACCTTTTCCCGCCATTTTTCGTACAGCGCGTTGGCTGAGCCCGGCACCTTTTCGTAAGGACGGGTCGCGTACAGCACCCGCTGGAAAAGATCGCCGTAAACCGCCGCCACGACGATGCGGTGAGCCATATTCGGCGTGATCTTAAAGCCCGGATTGTCTTCCAGACCCACCGTATTGATGGAAACCACCGGGACCTGTTCCATCCCGGCTTCTTTTAACGCCTTGCGGATGAAGCCCACGTAGTTGGAAGCGCGGCAGGGGCCGCCGGTCTGAGACATGATCACGGAGACGTTGTTCAAATCGTATTTGCCGGATTTCAGGGCCGCCATGATCTGCCCGACGGTCAGAATACTCGGATAGCACGCGTCGTTGTTGACGTAGCTCAGGCCAGCGTCGACGGCTTTCTGGTCCACTGCCGGCAGCACTTCAAAATTGTAGCCGCTGGCGTTCATGGCCGTGGAGAAGAGATCGAAATGAATCGGCGACATCTGCGGACAGAGCACCGTGTGTTTTTTCCGCATTTCTTTCGTGAACGGCACTTTTTTCGTCAACGTCTTGCCCGGCACTTTGATGTGATGGGCATCCCGTTCCAGAAGCGCCGCTTTGAGGGAGCGCAGGCGGATGCGGATCGCACCGAGGTTGCTGACTTCGTCGATTTTGATCAGGGTGTAGATCTTGCCCTTGTGTTCCAGAATTTCCTGGGTCTGGTCTGAGGTGACCGCATCAAGCCCGCAGCCGAAGGACGTGAGCTGAACCAGAGCCAGTTCATCGTGTTTGGTGACAAATTCTGCGGCGCGGTACAGGCGGCTGTGATATTTCCACTGGTCCAGCACCCGCAGCGGCTGTTCGTTATCTTCAGGGTTCAGTTCCGCGACGGAATCTTCGGTCAAGACCGCCATGCCCAGGGACGTGATGACGTTGTCCAGGCCGTGGTTGATTTCCGGATCAACGTGATAGGGCCGTCCTGCCAGGACAATACCCTTTTTGTGGTTGCGGCGCAGCCACTGAACCGTTTCCTTGCCCTTCTGGAGCAGATCGCCGATGACGTTGTATTTTTCGACGTAGGCCTTTTTCAGAGCTTCAGACACTTCTTCGGCGCTGACCCCTTCGCCGGCGAACACTTCTGTGAGGCGTTCTTCGAGGCGCTTGTGGTTGTCCAGAGACAAAAACGGATTCATGAACTTGACGTGGGCCGTTTTCAGGCTGTCCATGTTGTACTTGATCGTTTCCGGATAAGACATGACGATGGGACAGTTGAAGCAGTTGTCTGCGGAGTCAAATTCCTTTTCTTCGTAAGCGACGCATGGGTACCAGATCTTCTTGACCCCTTTGTCGATGAGGTCCTGGATGTGGCCGTGGGTCAGTTTGGCCGGGTAGCACACCGATTCCGACGGAATGCTGCTCATCCCCTTTTCGTAAATCTTCCGGGTCGATTTTGAAGACAGGACCACCCGGTAGCCGAGGGAAGTCAGGAAAGTGAACCAGAACGGGTAGTTTTCGTACTGGTTCAACGCCCTCGGAATGCCGATGGTCCCCCTCGGAGCCTGATCTTCAGGCAGGGGTTCGTAGTCGAAAAGCCGCTTGTATTTGTATTGGTAGAGATTCGGCATGTGATCCTTGTTGCGGACCCCGCCGGCGCCGATTTCACAGCGGTTGCCCGTCACGTGGCGGCTGCCGTCTTCAAAGATGTTGATGGTGAGTTGGCAGTTGTTGCTGCATCCGCCGCATCGTCTGTGCTTGACCGTCGTCGTGAACGTGTCCAGATCTTCGAGTTTTAAGACCGTGCTTTCCGTGCCTTCATGCCATCTTTCCTTGGCGATCAGCGCCGCACCGAAGGCGCCCATAAGGCCTGCAACGTCCGGTCGGATCACGTCGCGCCCGGTGATCTTTTCAAAGGCGCGCAGCACCGCATTGTTGTTGAAGGTGCCACCCTGGACGACGATGTTCTTGCCCAGTTCCTTGGGATTGTGAACCTTGATGACTTTCTGGAGGGCGTTTTTGATGACCGAATAAGAGAGGCCGGCGGAGATGTCGCCCACCGTCGCGTTTTCCTTCTGGGCCTGTTTGACCTTAGAGTTCATGAAAACGGTGCAGCGGGTGCCGAGGTTGGACGGCCGCTTGGCCGTCAGCGCTTCTTCGACGAACTGGCTGATCGGCAGGTTTAATGACTTGGCGAAAGTTTCCAGGAAGGAGCCGCAGCCCGACGAACACGCTTCATTGAGGATGATGCTGTCGATGGCCCCGGAGCGGATGCGCATGGCCTTCATGTCCTGGCCGCCGATATCCAAAATGAAATCCACGTCCGGCTTGAAGTAGCTGGCGCCCTTGAAATGGGCCATGGTTTCCACTTCACCGATATCCACTTTGAGGGCTGACTTGATGAGCCCTTCCCCGTATCCGGTAGATGCGGCATTGGCGATGTAGGCGCCTTCGGGGAGTTTGCGGTAAATGTCCTTTAAGATTTCAATGGCCTTTTTTAAGGGGCTGCCTTCGTTGCTGGAATAAAAACTGTAAAGGAGTTCGCCGTCCTTGCCGATGACAGCAGCCTTCGTCGTCGTGGACCCGGCGTCGATGCCCAGAAAGACCGGGCCTTTATACGCAGTCAGCTGGCCGCGCTTGACTTTGTCCCGGTTGTGGCGTGCCATGAATTCATCCAGTTCCGTCTGATCCTTAAACAAAGGGTCCAGATGGCCCAGGCCGATTTCGTCCGTAAAGGGCTTGTCCATCCGGGAGATCAGTTCCGAAAAACTGACCACCGGCTGTTTTTCGCTGGCGTAGGCCGTCCCGAGGGCCACAAACAAATTGGAATGTTCCGGAAATTCCACTTCTTCCGGCTTGAGCTTCAGGGTTTCGATAAAACGCTGGCGCAATTCGGAGAGGAAGTACAGCGGGCCGCCCAAGAAGGCGACGTGCCCGGAAATCGTGTGGCCGCAGGCCAAGCCTGAAATGGTCTGATTGACGACCGCCTGAAACACCGAAGCCGCGATGTCGGCTCGTTCTGCCCCGTCGTTGATCAGAGGCTGGATATCCGTTTTGGCGAAGACGCCGCAGCGCGACGCGATAGGATAAATGGTCGTGTGATGTTTGGCCAGTTCGTTGAGGCCTCCGGCGTCTGTTTTGAGCAGGGAGGCCATCTGATCGATAAAGGCGCCGGTTCCGCCGGCGCAGGTGCCGTTCATCCGCTGTTCGACGCTGGCGCCGAAGAACGTAATTTTTGCGTCTTCCCCGCCGAGTTCAATGGCGCAGTCGGTTTCCGGGATTTTTTCTTCGACAGCCCGGGTGCCGGCCACCACTTCCTGAATAAAGGGAATCTTCAGCCAGTTGGCCGCGAGCATCCCCCCGGAGCCGGTCACAGAGACGTGGGCTTTGAAATCTCCCAGAGCATCGGCGATATCCTTGAAAAGCGCACTCATGCTCTGCTGGATATTCGAACGGTGTCTGCGGTAATCACTGAAAAGAATCTGATCGTTCTGATCGAGAACCACAACTTTGATGGTCGTCGAGCCTACATCGAGGCCCATGCGGTATGTTTCACTCATATTTTGCTCTTCTTTCTGTAAACTGTAGGGGTTGATTTATTTCACTATGATCTAGTTGCTTTCAATTTATCGGTGTATTATATCGCAAACTTTTTGATGTTGCAATTAAATCTTGATGAAGGTGCTCCACTTTCTGAAATTTTAATGCTTGATATATTTATTGTAATCAAAAATATTAAAGAAAAACCTTAGCTTTTAT
This genomic window contains:
- a CDS encoding 2-hydroxyacyl-CoA dehydratase, with the protein product MSETYRMGLDVGSTTIKVVVLDQNDQILFSDYRRHRSNIQQSMSALFKDIADALGDFKAHVSVTGSGGMLAANWLKIPFIQEVVAGTRAVEEKIPETDCAIELGGEDAKITFFGASVEQRMNGTCAGGTGAFIDQMASLLKTDAGGLNELAKHHTTIYPIASRCGVFAKTDIQPLINDGAERADIAASVFQAVVNQTISGLACGHTISGHVAFLGGPLYFLSELRQRFIETLKLKPEEVEFPEHSNLFVALGTAYASEKQPVVSFSELISRMDKPFTDEIGLGHLDPLFKDQTELDEFMARHNRDKVKRGQLTAYKGPVFLGIDAGSTTTKAAVIGKDGELLYSFYSSNEGSPLKKAIEILKDIYRKLPEGAYIANAASTGYGEGLIKSALKVDIGEVETMAHFKGASYFKPDVDFILDIGGQDMKAMRIRSGAIDSIILNEACSSGCGSFLETFAKSLNLPISQFVEEALTAKRPSNLGTRCTVFMNSKVKQAQKENATVGDISAGLSYSVIKNALQKVIKVHNPKELGKNIVVQGGTFNNNAVLRAFEKITGRDVIRPDVAGLMGAFGAALIAKERWHEGTESTVLKLEDLDTFTTTVKHRRCGGCSNNCQLTINIFEDGSRHVTGNRCEIGAGGVRNKDHMPNLYQYKYKRLFDYEPLPEDQAPRGTIGIPRALNQYENYPFWFTFLTSLGYRVVLSSKSTRKIYEKGMSSIPSESVCYPAKLTHGHIQDLIDKGVKKIWYPCVAYEEKEFDSADNCFNCPIVMSYPETIKYNMDSLKTAHVKFMNPFLSLDNHKRLEERLTEVFAGEGVSAEEVSEALKKAYVEKYNVIGDLLQKGKETVQWLRRNHKKGIVLAGRPYHVDPEINHGLDNVITSLGMAVLTEDSVAELNPEDNEQPLRVLDQWKYHSRLYRAAEFVTKHDELALVQLTSFGCGLDAVTSDQTQEILEHKGKIYTLIKIDEVSNLGAIRIRLRSLKAALLERDAHHIKVPGKTLTKKVPFTKEMRKKHTVLCPQMSPIHFDLFSTAMNASGYNFEVLPAVDQKAVDAGLSYVNNDACYPSILTVGQIMAALKSGKYDLNNVSVIMSQTGGPCRASNYVGFIRKALKEAGMEQVPVVSINTVGLEDNPGFKITPNMAHRIVVAAVYGDLFQRVLYATRPYEKVPGSANALYEKWREKVRHNIIHPFGRTFKKNVRDIVREFDELPRVDKTIPKVGIVGEILVKYHPTANNNLVKVLEKEGCQVVSPDIIDFFLYCSYNAIYKHDVLSGSAKAKTANELVIKVVEHYRKNMKQALNESRHFSAPSTIQKKAKKATELISLGNQAGEGWFLTSEMMELIESGVENIVCVQPFACLPNHVMGKGMIKPIRRRYPYANIAPIDYDPGASEVNQINRIKLMVDTAWKNLEKKERGKKAEA